The region AATGAATGGATTCCGAATGATTGAACGATACTTTAGATATTTGATATCGTTCAGATTGATCAGATCTCCGTGCTCAACGCGCACTTTTAAATTATCAATTTGATAGTACTGAGCTTCGACAAAGACTTCGACGTTTAATTTTTTCTGAAAGTAACCTTCGACGTGAACGTCATGGTTTCCTTCGATGTAGGTAATACGTGCACCAGCATTTCTCAGGTCTTTCAAGGCATCCATCAAGGGCTGGAATTTTCTTGCAAAGAACTCAGAACCACCGATCCAAAGATCAAAGATATCACCCAACATAAAAAGGTGAACTTGCGAAGGATTTCCCTGCCGCAAAGAACGCAAAAAGCGCAACAGGATTTGCCCATTGCGCTCTTCTGCGGATTTCAAGTGGATGTCAGATATGAACCAGGCTTCCACTAGTCTTGTTTCAAATCAAAACCTTGTTTCTTGCGGATGAATGCAGGTACTTCCAAGTTTTGAGAAGAGAATGGAGAGCTCAACACTTCACGTGCCATGCGACGAGCTTCTTCCAAAGATTGTTGTTCGTGGTCTACGTTCATAGACAACTGTTCAGGATTTGCATGACGGTTTTTAAGGTCTTGGCTTTCTTTGAAAGCGCGAGCCTTAGCCAACAACAAATCACGAGGAGAAACACCTTCAACTTGTGGTTGGATAGGTGTTGCCATCTCTGGCTGAGCCGGTTGTGCTACTGGTTGCTGCATTGGCTGAGCTTGTGGAGGCACTTGTGCTGCCACAGACTGAGCGGCTTGTTGAGCAACTTGCGGTGTTACTTGAGCAACTGGAGGAACTGTTACAGTTTCAACTACGGGTTGCTGGGGTAACCCCGGAGTGACCGGAACTTCCACTTGCTGCTGGTAAGTGTAGTTCATCACTTGGGACTGCACTGTCGCGATAGGCGGCAGTTCAACTGGTGTAGCCTGTTGAGGCATCACCGGCATAGTTGGCATTGTAGGCATAACAGGCATTTGATTCATGTTAGGCATCTGTGGCATTTGGAACTGAGGCATTTGCGGAATGCTGTTCATGTTTGGCATTTGTGGCATTTGCATACCCATGCCCATGTTGTTCATACCGAATTGAGCCGACTGTTGGTTCAAGAAATTTTGCATTTGGTTTACTTGAGCCATGTCGTTGACAAGTTTAACTTCGTGAGAGTCAAAACCAGTTGCAATAACAGTGACGCGAACTTCATCGCCCATAGATTCGTCGATAACAGCACCAAAGATGATTTCTGCGTCTTCGTGAGCAGCTTCTGTCACAAGAGTCGTTGCTTCGTTCACTTCGTACAATGACAACTCAGAACCACCTGTGATGTTCACAATGATACCAGTTGCACCGTCGATTTTTACGTTCTCAAGAAGTGGAGAAGAAATCGCTGCAGTTGCTGCTTCTACTGCGCGGTTTTCACCTTTAGCAGCACCAGTACCCATGATCGCGATACCTTTAGAAGACATAACCGTACGGATATCTGCGAAGTCCAAGTTGATCAAACCACGGATGTTGATCAAATCAGAAATACCTTTAACCGCTTGCAAAAGTACTTCGTCAGCTTTTTTGAATGTATCCAAAAGTGGAGTTTTTTCAGCTGCGATAGTCAAAAGTTTTTGGTTCGGGATTACGATCAATGTATCAACATTGTCTTTAAGTTCTTGAAGACCGGCATCAGCGTGTTTACCACGTTTTTTACCTTCGAAAAGGAATGGCTTCGTCACAACACCGATAGTTAGTGCGCCCAATTCGCGAGCGATTTTCGCTACGATCGGAGCGCCACCAGTACCCGTACCACCGCCCATACCAGCAGTGACGAATACCATGTCAGAACCTTCCAATTTTTCTACGATTTCGTTGTATGATTCGATTGCAGCTCTGCGGCCGACATCTGGATTTGCACCGGCGCCCAAACCTTTTGTCAAATCGATACCCAATTGGATTTTGTTAGATGCTTTATGTGAGTTCAAAGCTTGGATATCTGTATTTGCTACGATGAATTCAACGCCGCCCATTTCAGAAGCGATCATTGTAGAAACTGCGTTGCTACCGCCACCGCCGACGCCTACAACTTTGATATTCGCACCGATATTGATATTTTCTTCTAATTCAAACATGTTGTCCCTCCCGACGATGCTTAAAAGATACAGAGGCCTCCAGCCCCCACCGAGTAAATTTAAAAACTAAAAAACCTTGTCGAACATTTCCTTAAGACGCTTGGTCAAGCCGTTGATCGACTCTCCAATATTGATCTCAAGTTCCTGCGTATGCTGGCCCATCAACAAATCTTTACGTTGTGACAAACCATACTGTAACAATCCAACTGCTGCAGAGAACTCACCAGACTTCACGACATCAGTCAGACCACCGATCTCCAAAGGCGCACCTCTGCGAACCGGAATATCAAAAATAAACTCACCCATTTCGATCAGGCCGTCCAACTGACTTGCTCCGCCAGTCAAAACGATACCTGAACCCAACATTGGCATCACACCGCTCATACGAATATCGTTAGCGATCAGATTCAATGTTTCTTCGGCGCGGGCTTCGATCACATCAGCAAGATCCTTGCGAGGGATCACGCGAGCTTTACGACCGCCTACACCTTCAACTTCGATTGTTTCGTTGTCGTTCACCATGGATGCCATTGCGCAACCGTATTTTTTCTTTAAAACCTCGGCCGCGAACTGAGGAGTTCTAAGTCCTACAGCCACGTCGTGAGTAAAGTGTGAACCGCCAACTGGAATAATAGAGGAGTGAGCTACGCTGCCGTTGACGAAGTACAAGTTATTACAAGTACCGCCACCCATATCGACAACGACTACGCCCAGATTTTTTTCATCATTAGAAATAACAGCTGTTGCAGATGCTAGCTGGCTTAAAACCAAACCAGCAATTTTCAATCCCGCTTTCTCAACACATTTGACAGTGTTTTGGATCGCAGATTGGCTGCCTGTAACAATATGAACATTCGCTTCCAAACGGATACCTGACATGCCCACTGGATCAGTGATGCCGTCTTGACCGTCGACTTTGAATTCTCTTGGAAGGATGTGCAAAACGGTACGGTCTGTTGGAACGGCTAC is a window of Bdellovibrio sp. SKB1291214 DNA encoding:
- a CDS encoding UDP-2,3-diacylglucosamine diphosphatase is translated as MEAWFISDIHLKSAEERNGQILLRFLRSLRQGNPSQVHLFMLGDIFDLWIGGSEFFARKFQPLMDALKDLRNAGARITYIEGNHDVHVEGYFQKKLNVEVFVEAQYYQIDNLKVRVEHGDLINLNDIKYLKYRSIIRNPFIKPLKDVFPGKFWDYVGNRASKKSRERSGHYRHRNEEQLIKMIRGHVPRAYDEGPFDVIVSGHMHVFDDAIVSTHGRDVRSVNLGSWFEEHVKVFRIKDGKCDWVTIS
- the ftsZ gene encoding cell division protein FtsZ, with the translated sequence MFELEENINIGANIKVVGVGGGGSNAVSTMIASEMGGVEFIVANTDIQALNSHKASNKIQLGIDLTKGLGAGANPDVGRRAAIESYNEIVEKLEGSDMVFVTAGMGGGTGTGGAPIVAKIARELGALTIGVVTKPFLFEGKKRGKHADAGLQELKDNVDTLIVIPNQKLLTIAAEKTPLLDTFKKADEVLLQAVKGISDLINIRGLINLDFADIRTVMSSKGIAIMGTGAAKGENRAVEAATAAISSPLLENVKIDGATGIIVNITGGSELSLYEVNEATTLVTEAAHEDAEIIFGAVIDESMGDEVRVTVIATGFDSHEVKLVNDMAQVNQMQNFLNQQSAQFGMNNMGMGMQMPQMPNMNSIPQMPQFQMPQMPNMNQMPVMPTMPTMPVMPQQATPVELPPIATVQSQVMNYTYQQQVEVPVTPGLPQQPVVETVTVPPVAQVTPQVAQQAAQSVAAQVPPQAQPMQQPVAQPAQPEMATPIQPQVEGVSPRDLLLAKARAFKESQDLKNRHANPEQLSMNVDHEQQSLEEARRMAREVLSSPFSSQNLEVPAFIRKKQGFDLKQD
- the ftsA gene encoding cell division protein FtsA, with the protein product MSTSKPKAPVLAGLDIGSTKVCFVIGTVNPEGKIEVAGVGTAPNTGIRQGVVVNIEATTDSIKKAKEEAELMSGYSVGEVWVGVSGTHISSFDSKGMVAIKNREVTPSEIDRVIEAAKAVAVPTDRTVLHILPREFKVDGQDGITDPVGMSGIRLEANVHIVTGSQSAIQNTVKCVEKAGLKIAGLVLSQLASATAVISNDEKNLGVVVVDMGGGTCNNLYFVNGSVAHSSIIPVGGSHFTHDVAVGLRTPQFAAEVLKKKYGCAMASMVNDNETIEVEGVGGRKARVIPRKDLADVIEARAEETLNLIANDIRMSGVMPMLGSGIVLTGGASQLDGLIEMGEFIFDIPVRRGAPLEIGGLTDVVKSGEFSAAVGLLQYGLSQRKDLLMGQHTQELEINIGESINGLTKRLKEMFDKVF